CTGGGCGTCGATGTACATCTGGATGCGGATATTCTTTGCCTCGTCCATGTGGGCGCTGGCGATGCGGTAAGCCTCCTCCGCGTTCCGTGCGCGGATGGCCACCAGCAGCTCCTCGTGCTCCTTCAGTACGCGGTCCCAGCGCTCCTTGGTGGAGAGCGTGGTGCCGGGGTAGCGGATGAAGTGGACCAGGATCCGGTCGAGCAGGTCAAGGAGGGCGGCACTGTGGCTGGCGGCCCAGATGCGCTCATGGAAGGTGCGGTTGGCGGCGGCCAGTTCAGCCGGAGTGGCAGCATCAAAATCAAGGGTGACCATGGCCTGGTGCGCGCGGTCGATCAGCATCAGGTCCATGTCCGTGTGCCGGAGAGCAGCAGTTTTTGCGGCCGCCTCCTCCAGGAAGGTCCGCACCTCATAGAGGTCCAGCATCTCCTCCGGGCGGTACTCCCGCACCTGCATGCGTGAACCGTAGCGCTCCACGAGCCCCTCGGTTTCAAGGCGCCGCAAGGCTTCCCTGATGGGCGTCCGGGAGACGTTGTACTTCTTGGCCAGGGCGCTTTCGACGAGCTGGGCACGGGGAGGCAGCTCCTGCGAGATGATGGCGTTCCTGATCATCAGGTAGGGGCTTGTCTCTGGTTGCGACGCCACGGGCGGCCTCCGGTCTTCATGGAAACAAGCGGCAGGGCGCGCCGGCGCCATACCTTTAGCCGCAATTCTAACGCACTGCATACCGTTTCGGCGCGCTGTGAACACCGTGCCGATATTTCGCACACCCTCCGAAGCAGGCCCGCGCCCAAACGCCATTACCGGTATTCATATTCCAAGGACTGTTGCTTAAGTCATGTCAACGGTATACCGTTTGTGACCAACGCCATACAGCGGACCAAGTTCCGGATTCCGGCTGGCTCAGCTTTGAACATTTACCCGGCAACTGCACACGGCCGGGCAGGGTATTTCAGGAGAATCAATGACGCTTCTATTCAGGGAAGAGCCGCAGGCCGGCACCCTCCCGGTCACCCCGGTGCCGGCCACCCTCGTCCGTGGCGGCACCAGCAAGTGCTGGATATTCCGGGACGAGGACCTTCCGGCTGATGCCCTGGAGACGGACCGCCTCCTCATCCGCACCTTCGGCTCGCCGGACCTCCGCCAGATCGACGGAGTAGGCGGCGCCTCGTCCACCACCAGCAAGGCGATCACTGTGGCCGGCACCGATCCGGACGGAACGGTCCGCTACCGGTTCGCCCAGGTGGCCATCGACAAGCCGGCAGTGGAGTGGGCCAGCAACTGCGGCAACTGCGCAACAGCGCTGGGCCTGTACGCGCTCCATGCCGGGCTCGTCGCACCGACCGGCGAAGTCACCCGGGTCCCCATCCTGAACACCGTGACCGGCCTGCGCCTGGTCTGCGAGATCCCCACGCCGGGGGCGCAGGTACCCGCTTACGGCGGGCGGCGCCTCGACGGTCAGCACTACCCCGGCGTCCCCATCGACGTCATCTTCCAAAAAGCGTCCTGGTCCAGCTACGGTGCACAGTTCCCCACGGGCAGCGCCACGGATGAGCTTGAGGTCGACGGGAAGCGGTACCGGGCGACACTGATCGACGTCGGCGCCCCGGCTGCGCTCTTCGACGCCCAGGATCTGGGGCTGGACGCAACCGGCAGCGAGGAAGCCTTGGAGGCGCTGGTCCGGCTTGCCCCGCAGCTGCGCGCAGCGGCTGCCCGCAGGATGGGCCTGCCGCAGGACCTCACATCCATTCCGAAGGTTGGCATCGTGGGACCTCCGCCCGCAGGCGCAACCGGCGTTTCGGCCCGGATGATCTCGATGACCGCACTGCACCCCGCCATCGGCCTCACCAGCGCGGTCGCCGTCGCGGCCGCCTCGGGCACACCAGGCAGCGTGGTGCAGCGCAGCGTGGTTCCGGCGGCGGAGGCCGGACTCTTTATCCACTTACTGAAAGGCACGACGGCGCTGGCACTGGATGCAGCCGATCCCGCTGAAGTCTCCTTTCAACGCTCGGCCCGCGTCATCAGCGAAAGCACCATCCTGGTGCCCAGTGACTGAAGAAACCCCTACCGGAAAAACCCAGCCAAGGAATCAGCCATGAAAATCAGCATTCAAAACCTGCAGCTGAAGTACGGAAGCTTCACTGCCATCGAAAACCTCAACCTCGACATCGAAGACGGCGAGGCCCTCGTCCTCCTGGGCCAGTCCGGTTGCGGCAAGACCAGCACGATGCGCTGCATCGCCGGCCTGGAGGAGCCCACCTCGGGGCGGATCATCATCGACGACGTTGTGGTCTTCGACTCCGAAAAGGGCATCAACCTGCCCCCGAACAAGCGCAACGTCGGCATGGTCTTCCAGTCCTACGCGGTATGGCCGCACATGACGGTGGCCCAGAACGTTGCCTACTCCCTCAAGCAGAAGAAGCTTTCCAAGAGCGAAATCGATGAGCGGGTCATGGAGGCCCTCACGCTGGTGGGCCTGGAGCCCTACGCCGACCGCGGCGCCAGCCTGCTCAGCGGTGGCCAGATGCAGCGCGTCGCCCTGGCGCGCAGCCTGGTCATGCGGCCCAGCGTGCTCATGCTCGACGAACCGCTCTCCAACCTTGACGCCCGACTTCGTGACCGGCTCCGGGTTGAACTGCGTGAAATCCAGCTCCAGCTGGGGCTCACCTGTGTCTACGTCACCCACGACCAGCACGAAGCCTTCGCCCTGGCAGACCGCATCGCCCTGCTCCAGGGCGGCCGGATTGTGCAGATGGGCGCCCCGCAGCACATGTACGAGGCACCCGCCAGCGCTTCGATCGCCCACTTCCTCGGTGTTTCCAACATCATGGACTGCACCCCGGAGGGCACCGCCACCGGGTCCACCACCGCACGCATCACCAACAGCGAGCTCACCATCCAGTCGGCGCAGCAGGCCAGCGACGCCGGCACATCCCCCAAGGTCTGCATTCGGGCCGAGGACCTGCAGATCACCGCCATGCCCACCGAACACCCCAACTCATGGCCCGGAACGGTACGCGTGGCGGGCTTCCAGGGCAACGACATCCGGTACGCGATCCAGCTGGAATCCGGACCCGAACTGGACGCCCTGGGCGGACTGCGCCGCGGCGAACAGCACAAAGTGGGGGACCGCGTATGGGTCACCGTCAACCCCCGCGAAGTCCAGATCCTGCCGGCTGAGGTCCTCGCATGAGCCTCAAGACCACCGAAGCGGCCACCCGCGCCGACGCCCGCCTCGCACCAAAGCCGGCGCCCCGGGACTACCGCGCTGCCCGGACCCTCTCGGGCCTCCAGAAGAACACACCGGGCCTCATTGTCCTGGTCATCCTCGGCGTCCTCATCGTCCTTCCGCTTGCCCTGGTCCTGCTCGCCGCGTTCTCGGACAGCGTTCCCCGGCCGGGCAGCATCTCCCTGGGCGGCCTGACGCTGTCCAACCTGGCGCTGCTGGCCACCCCCGAAGCACTCGGCGCGTTGGTCAACTCGCTCATGGTCGGTGCCGGCTCGGCGCTCATCGCCCTGCTGATCGGCGCCTTCCTGGCCTTCGTCTGCGCCCGCTCCGATGCGCCGTGGCGGAAGTTCATCTTCTTCATCGGCATGGCGCCGATGTTCATCCCCGCCCTGGTGGGCGCCCTGGCGTGGTCGCTGCTGTGCTCGCCCAGCGCCGGCTACATCAACATCTTCCTCCGCGACCTGGGCATTGATGCCGCCATCAACATCTACAGCCTGCCGGGCCTGGTGTTCGTGCTGGGAATCTTCTACGCCCCGTACGCCTTCCTGCTGCTGCACAGCTCGCTGTCGATGATGAACGCCGACCTCGAAGAGGCTGCCACCGTCCACGGGGCTCCGCTCCGCACCATGCTGCGGACCGTCACCCTGCCCCTGGCCCTGCCGGCCATCCTGGGCTCCGCCGTCCTGGTCTTCGCGCTGACGATGGAAAACTTCCCCGTGGCCCAGGTCATCGGCAACCCGGCCGGTGTGGACACACTGCCCACCTATATCTACCGCCTCATGAGTGCCACGCCCGCCAAGAGCAACCAGGCGGCCAGCGTCGCCGTGATCCTGACCGTTGCGCTGATGGCCGTGACCCTGATCCAGCAGCGCATCATCAACAAGCGCAAGTTCACCACCATGACCGGCAAGGGCAACCGTCCCCGCCAGGTGCCGCTGCGCAAGATGCGCTGGCCCTTCACCATCCTGGCCCTGGCCTACTTCGCAGTTTCGGTGGTCCTGCCGATGCTGGCGCTGCTGGCCGCTTCGATGCAGGCCACCCCGTTCGTGTCCTCGATGTCGCAGCTGCTCGAAGCGAACTCCCTCAGCTTCGCGAAGCTGATCGAAGTCCTCGGATCCAACGACTTCCAGCTCGCCCTCAAGAACAGCGTCCTGGTGGCCCTGATCGCAGCCTTCGCCGACACCACCCTCAGCTTCATCGCCTCCTACATCCGGTACCGCACCAAGTCCAAGGTGGGGCGCCTGATTGAACTGGTCGCCATGACCCCCCTGGCCGTCCCCGCCATCGTCATGGGCATCGGACTGCTCTGGACCTGGTTGCTGCTGCCGCTGCCCATCTACGGCACCCTGGCGATTCTCGCCGTCGCCTGCGTTGCAGTGTTCATGCCCCAGGGCTACCGCGGCGTCTCCGCGTCCATGCTCCAGATGGACCAGGACCTCGAGGACAGCGCCGTGATGCTCGGCGCCGGGCGGACCCGGTCCGTCCTGGACGTCACCCTGCCCCTGATGCGCGTCGGCATCATGTCCTCGTTCCTGCTGTTCCTCATGCTCTCCATGCGTGAGCTCAGCGCCTCCATCTTCCTCTTCACCTCGAACACCCGGATCCTGTCCATCCTCGTCTTCGACAACTTCGACAACGGCCAGAGCCAGGCAGCTGCAGCCGTCAGCGTCCTGTACTGCCTCGTCATCGGAATCCTCGCCGTCATCGCCCAAAAAGTCGGCGGCGAACGCAAGACCAAGAACTGACCTCACACCCACCTTTGAAAGGGACACCCACAATGAAGTTAGCGTCCAAACTCCCCGCCCTCACCGCCGCCGGAGTGCTCCTGGCCCTCAGCCTGACCGGCTGCGGAAGCGCCGCCCAGAGCGCCGGCGTCGTCACGGCCAGTGCGGCGGTGAAGACCGACGACGGGCTGGTCATCAACGGCGAGTCCATCGCGGACAAGGCCACCTATGAGAAGGCCAAGACCCAGACCCTGTCCCTGTACTCGGGCTACACCGACTCGTCCGAAAGCGCGCTGGTGGACGCCTTCACCAAGGACACCGGCATCAAGGTCAACGTCGTCCGCCTCACCCCGAACAAGCTCTCCGAACGCGTTCTCTCCGAACAGGGCGCCGACAAGCTCAGCGCCGACGTCATCCGCACGTCCGACTACCGGATCGCCAAGTCCATGGAGGACGCCAAGGTCTGGAAGGCCTACGACGTCCCCGGCGCATCGGCCCTCAAGGACGTTTCCGTGGACGGCGGCCAGTTCACCCGCATGTTCAACTCCGTCTACACCCTGGGATACAACACCCAGCTGGTGAAGGAAGCCGATGCCCCCAAGTCCTGGGCGGATGCCGTCGGCGGCAAGTGGCAGGGCAAGCTGGGCATCGTCCAGGGCGGTTCGGGCGGCAGCACCGCAGCGCTGAACAGGTTCATGGAAACCAAGATGGGCGGCGACTACTTCGCCAAGTACGCTGCGCAGAAGCCCAAGATCTACGACTCCCTGGGCGCTGAAGCCACGGCCTTGGCCCGCGGCGAAGTGGCCGTCGGCACGGTCACCATCAGCGGCACCAACATCTCGGCCGTCCAGGACAAGGCTCCGGTCAAGTTCATCGTCCCCGAGGAAGGCCTGGTCTCCTACGACTACTACCTGGGCATGACGGGCACCGCCACGAACGTGGAAGCCGCGAAGGTCTTCATGAACTACAACCTTTCCAAGCAGGGCCAGCAGGTCTTCGCGCAGATCGGTGAATACCCGGTCCGCACCGACGTGGCACCGCCCACCATCATGGGCGTGACCCTCCCCGCCGTCGACTCCGGCAAGGTCTTCCGCATGCAGAACACCGACGCCGTGACCTACGGCAAGGACGACCTCGCCAAGTGGAACCAGGTGTTCGGCTACACCAAGTAACCCCCGAATCCCATGCCTGGGGACCCCGCCTCTACCGGGTCCCCAGGCTTTTTGGTTTTACCCGCCACCAGGAGGCTCCGTGACCGCCGCCCCAGAACTTCCGCTGCCCCGGAACACCTCGTCCCTGCTGGTCCTCCAGGACGGCAGGACCGTCGTCGAACTTGGCGACACCACCCGCGCCAGCTACGTCGCCTCTGTCCGCAAAAGCCTGCTCTCGGTCCTGTTCGGAATCCAGGTGGACGCCGACACGGTCAACCTCGACGCCACCCTCGATGAGCTCGGTGTTGATGATGTGGGCGGCCTGCTCCCCCTCGAGAAAACGGCGCGGCTCCGCGACCTCCTGACCTCGCGGTCGGGGGTCTACCACCCGCCCTCCAGCCCGGGCAGTGACGAGGACGCCTTCCCTCCGCGCGGCACCAAAGCGCCGGGTCAGTACTTCGTCTACAACAACTGGGATTTCAACGCCGCCGGCGCGATCTTCGAGAAGGCCAGCGGCCTGACGGTCTTTGACGCGTTCGAGAAGTACCTGGCCGGTCCGCTGGAGTTCGACGACTACGACCCCACACGCCAGCGCATGCTCGGGGACGCCGAAAAGTCCGCCTTCCCGGCCTACCACTTCTTCCTCTCCACCCGGGACCTGGCCAAGATCGGGCTGCTGATGGCTGCGGCCAGTGGGAGGGCCGGCAGCATGTCCCCCGGGAGTGGGTCAGGGACAGCGTGGCCACCCATGTCAGGCGCGCAGACATGGCGCTTACCACCGGCTTTGGCACCTGCGACTACGGCTACCTGTGGTGGCTGCCCCGGGAACCCGGCCCGCAGTGGGAGGGGGCGTTCCTGGCTGCGGGAAACTACGGCCAGTTCCTGCTGGTCCTGCCGGCAATCCGCAGCGTCATTGTGCACCGGCGCTTCGTCAGCGACAGCTTCGCCATCGCCCGGAACACCCGCAACGCGGCCGCATCCCCGGCTCCCGTGACCCACGCCGAGTTCATGGACCTTGCCCGCGCGCTGGTTGCCGGCCCCCTTGCCAGGTAGGCGCCAGGAAAGGTAAGTGCACGACGGCGGCACCCTCCTGTGTCAGGAAGCCGCGCCCTTGGCGATGGACCGGAAGACCTTGGTGGCCTGCTGCGCGGCGGGGCTGAGCCTCCGGTTTTCCAGGTGGGCCAGGAGGATGCGGCGCTTGGGGGACCCGGCGAGCGGGACCGCCACCACGTCGGGGCGCAGGGCCGTCAGGGCCAGCCTGGGTGCCAGGGCGATCCCGATGCCGGCCGCCACCATGCCCTGTGTCTCCTGGTAATCGTTGGCGGCAAACGCGATCCGCGGTTCGAACCCGGCATCGCGGCATACCCGGCTGAGGACGTCGGCCACGGGGTGCTCGTCGCGTACCACCCATTCCTGGTCGCTTAATGCGCCAATGCGGACCGAGCCCAGTTTCGCAATGGGGTGCTCCCGCGGTACCAGCAGCACGGTTGGATCGTTTGTCAGCCTGACCAGGGTCAGGTCGGGGTCCTCGATTTGCTGCCAGGGATAGTCCCACAGCAGCGTCAGTTCGATTTCCCGCCGCCGCAGCCGTTCCAGCAGGCCGTCCCGGCGGGCGCTGACCACCGTTACTGCCACCTCGGGGTGGCGGGCGCGGAATGCCAGCACCACGTCCGGCATCAGCGAAGCTCCGCCGGTGGGGAAGGTTCCAAGCCGGAGCTGGCCCCGGCGAAGGCCCGCGAACTCCCCCATTTCGGCACGGGCAGCTTCAACGGTCCTGTCGATGTCGTCCGCGTAGTGCAGCAGGGCGTGCCCCGCTTCGGTCAGGACCACGCCGCGGGGATGGCGCTCGATGAGGACCACGCCCATCTCCTGCTCGAGTTTCGCGATCTGCTGCGAGACCGCCGAGGTGGTGAAGGAAAGGGCGGCCGCAGCGGACGTCAGGGAGCCGGAACGGCCCACCTCGCGAAGCACATGAAGCCGGTGGAGATCGAGGATTGCCATGTACTGAGTTTAGCAAAAGTAGATAGTCGTCCATTTATTTGCGATTGTGCTGAAGGCTCCCATCCCGGATCGTAGAAGTACAAGGTGCTGTGAAGTAGAGCACCTGCAAGTTACGAGGGAGAAATACAGTGGGACTCAAAGGACATTGGTACCGGGGCGGCACCAGCAAGTGCTGGCTCTTCGATGCCAGGGACGTGGCCCTCCACGCCCCCACCCGCGAGGAAATCCCCGCACTGCTGTCAGCCGCTTTCGGCGCAGCGGATGCGCGGCAGCTGGACGGCGTCGGCGGCGGAACCTCCACCACGTCAAAGGCTGCAGTCATCTGGGCAACCCCTGGTGCCGAGGCAGACCTCGACTACCTTTTCGCCCAGGTGGGAATCGGTGACCCCACCGTTGAGCTCGGTTCCAACTGCGGCAACTGCGCCACGGCCATTGCCCTGTTCGCAGTCCAGACGGGCATTGTTCCCGCCCGGGACGGCATGACCAAGGTCCGCATGCGCCACGTCACCTCCGGCGCGGTGCTCAGCGGATCGGTTCCCACTCCCGGCGGCCAGATTCCCAAGTCCGGCCTGGCCCGGGTTCCGGGCAGCAGCGCCGCCGGCGTTCCCGTCAGCCTCTCGTTCCACGGCCCCTGGGGCCAGAACACCGGTGCACTCCTGCCGACCGGCAACACGGTGGACCAACTCCAGGTCAACGGCAGGACCCTGGCCGCAACGATGGTGGACGCCGGCGCCCCTGCCGTGCTCCTCGCGGCCGACCAGGCCGGCGTCGATCTTTCCTCAATGACGGACAACCTCACCGCCCAGCTGCCGGACCTCATCGCGGCACGGGCATCAGCCGGCCTCATCATGGGGCTCCGGAAGCCTGAGGATCCCCCGCAGAACGCTGTCCCGAAAGTCGGAGTTGTGGCACCTGCCGGCGACTACATCGCCGCGGACGGAACAACCATTACTGCCGGCAGCCACGACGTGCGGGTGCGGATGCTGTCCATGCTCGCACCCCACCCGGCCATCGGCCTCACCTCAGCCGTGGCAGTTGCCCTGGCATCCTCGCTGCAGTCATCGGTCGTAGCCACCGCAGCAGGCCAATCACCCTCCACCGGCACCGGAACTCCCCGCTTGCTGCGGGTCGGGACGCCCGCCGGCGTGATCACCGCCGAAATCATCACCGATGACACCGGCGCCGTCAGCGAAGTGGCCCTCCACCGGGCAGCCCGACACATCGCCACCGCAGACATCGACGTGGCCCCGGCCGCAGAGCTGTCCGCCTAAAACCCCCATCTCTTTGCCCCATCATTAAGGGGCCGCACCAACCAGGAAGTTGTTCAATGAAGATCAAATCCATCCTCGGACACCTGTATGTCCAGGTACTCATCGGAGTCGCTCTCGGCGTCGTTGTAGGCGCACTCTGGCCGGACCTCGGTTCGTCCCTGAAGCCCATCGGCGACGGATTCGTGAAACTCGTGAAGTTCATGATCGCCCCCATCGTGTTCTGCACCATCGTCGGAGGCATCACCTCGCTGCGGGACACCAAGAAGGTGGGCCCCACCCTGATCCGTTCGCTGGGCCTCTTCTACGCGCTGACCGCACTCGCCCTGGCCCTGGGCCTGGCCGCGGTGACGCTGTTCCAGCCCGGCGCCGACATGCACATCGATCCCACGCACCTGGACTCCTCGGTGGCGCAGAAGTACACCACGCAGCTGCCCAGCAGCAACCCCGTGGACTTCATCCTGAGCATCATCCCCACTACCTTCGTTGGCGCATTCGCCGACGGTGAAGTCCTGCCCGTGCTGGTCATTGCCCTGCTGTGCGGCTTCGCCTTCAGCAAGCTCGGCGCACCGGGCCAGCTGGCCCTGAACGTGGTCAACAGCTTCAACAAGCTGCTCTTCATCATGTTCGGCTACATCATGAAGGTAGCCCCCCTCGGAGCCTTCGGGGCCATGGCCTTCACCGTGGGCAAGTACGGCGCCCACTCCATCGGCAACCTCGGCATGCTGATCCTTGCCTTCTACGCCGCCTGCATCGTCTTCGTGGTGGTTGGCCTGGGCATCCTGGCCAAAGTGACCGGCTTCAGCCTGTGGCAGATCCTGCGCTACTTCAAGGACGAATTCCTGATCGTCCTGGCCACGTCCTCCAGCGAACCTGTCCTGCCGCGCCTGCTGTCCAAGCTCGAGCGGATCGGCTGTGACCGCAGCGTTGTGGGCCTCGTGGTCCCCACCGGCTACTCCTTCAACCTGACCGGAACGGCCATCTACCTCACCCTGGCCTCGATGTTCATCGCCCAGGCCTGCGACATCCACCTCAGCTGGGGCCAGATCCTGCTGATGCTCGGCATGATGCTGCTGACCTCCAAAGGCGCGGCCGGCGTCACCGGCAGTGGTTTCGTGGCCCTGGTGGCGACCCTGACGGTCATGCCCACCCTGCCGGTGGCCGGCGTGGCCCTCATCGTTGGCATCGACCGCTTCATGAGCGAGGCCCGCGCCCTCACCAGCACGGTCTGCAACATCGTCTCCTGCGTGGCCATCGCCAAGTGGCAGGGTGAGCTGGACATGGGCAAGCTCCGCTCCGAGCTCCAGGCGGGCTTCGTGCCCACCGAAGCGGAAAAGATCCAGCTGGCCGAACCGGCCCTGGCCCACTAACCGGCCGGCAGGCCACCACCCCCAG
This region of Arthrobacter sp. DNA4 genomic DNA includes:
- a CDS encoding GntR family transcriptional regulator; the encoded protein is MASQPETSPYLMIRNAIISQELPPRAQLVESALAKKYNVSRTPIREALRRLETEGLVERYGSRMQVREYRPEEMLDLYEVRTFLEEAAAKTAALRHTDMDLMLIDRAHQAMVTLDFDAATPAELAAANRTFHERIWAASHSAALLDLLDRILVHFIRYPGTTLSTKERWDRVLKEHEELLVAIRARNAEEAYRIASAHMDEAKNIRIQMYIDAQEISHPHLG
- a CDS encoding PrpF domain-containing protein, with translation MTLLFREEPQAGTLPVTPVPATLVRGGTSKCWIFRDEDLPADALETDRLLIRTFGSPDLRQIDGVGGASSTTSKAITVAGTDPDGTVRYRFAQVAIDKPAVEWASNCGNCATALGLYALHAGLVAPTGEVTRVPILNTVTGLRLVCEIPTPGAQVPAYGGRRLDGQHYPGVPIDVIFQKASWSSYGAQFPTGSATDELEVDGKRYRATLIDVGAPAALFDAQDLGLDATGSEEALEALVRLAPQLRAAAARRMGLPQDLTSIPKVGIVGPPPAGATGVSARMISMTALHPAIGLTSAVAVAAASGTPGSVVQRSVVPAAEAGLFIHLLKGTTALALDAADPAEVSFQRSARVISESTILVPSD
- a CDS encoding ABC transporter ATP-binding protein → MKISIQNLQLKYGSFTAIENLNLDIEDGEALVLLGQSGCGKTSTMRCIAGLEEPTSGRIIIDDVVVFDSEKGINLPPNKRNVGMVFQSYAVWPHMTVAQNVAYSLKQKKLSKSEIDERVMEALTLVGLEPYADRGASLLSGGQMQRVALARSLVMRPSVLMLDEPLSNLDARLRDRLRVELREIQLQLGLTCVYVTHDQHEAFALADRIALLQGGRIVQMGAPQHMYEAPASASIAHFLGVSNIMDCTPEGTATGSTTARITNSELTIQSAQQASDAGTSPKVCIRAEDLQITAMPTEHPNSWPGTVRVAGFQGNDIRYAIQLESGPELDALGGLRRGEQHKVGDRVWVTVNPREVQILPAEVLA
- a CDS encoding iron ABC transporter permease, with the protein product MSLKTTEAATRADARLAPKPAPRDYRAARTLSGLQKNTPGLIVLVILGVLIVLPLALVLLAAFSDSVPRPGSISLGGLTLSNLALLATPEALGALVNSLMVGAGSALIALLIGAFLAFVCARSDAPWRKFIFFIGMAPMFIPALVGALAWSLLCSPSAGYINIFLRDLGIDAAINIYSLPGLVFVLGIFYAPYAFLLLHSSLSMMNADLEEAATVHGAPLRTMLRTVTLPLALPAILGSAVLVFALTMENFPVAQVIGNPAGVDTLPTYIYRLMSATPAKSNQAASVAVILTVALMAVTLIQQRIINKRKFTTMTGKGNRPRQVPLRKMRWPFTILALAYFAVSVVLPMLALLAASMQATPFVSSMSQLLEANSLSFAKLIEVLGSNDFQLALKNSVLVALIAAFADTTLSFIASYIRYRTKSKVGRLIELVAMTPLAVPAIVMGIGLLWTWLLLPLPIYGTLAILAVACVAVFMPQGYRGVSASMLQMDQDLEDSAVMLGAGRTRSVLDVTLPLMRVGIMSSFLLFLMLSMRELSASIFLFTSNTRILSILVFDNFDNGQSQAAAAVSVLYCLVIGILAVIAQKVGGERKTKN
- a CDS encoding ABC transporter substrate-binding protein, with product MKLASKLPALTAAGVLLALSLTGCGSAAQSAGVVTASAAVKTDDGLVINGESIADKATYEKAKTQTLSLYSGYTDSSESALVDAFTKDTGIKVNVVRLTPNKLSERVLSEQGADKLSADVIRTSDYRIAKSMEDAKVWKAYDVPGASALKDVSVDGGQFTRMFNSVYTLGYNTQLVKEADAPKSWADAVGGKWQGKLGIVQGGSGGSTAALNRFMETKMGGDYFAKYAAQKPKIYDSLGAEATALARGEVAVGTVTISGTNISAVQDKAPVKFIVPEEGLVSYDYYLGMTGTATNVEAAKVFMNYNLSKQGQQVFAQIGEYPVRTDVAPPTIMGVTLPAVDSGKVFRMQNTDAVTYGKDDLAKWNQVFGYTK
- a CDS encoding serine hydrolase, whose protein sequence is MTAAPELPLPRNTSSLLVLQDGRTVVELGDTTRASYVASVRKSLLSVLFGIQVDADTVNLDATLDELGVDDVGGLLPLEKTARLRDLLTSRSGVYHPPSSPGSDEDAFPPRGTKAPGQYFVYNNWDFNAAGAIFEKASGLTVFDAFEKYLAGPLEFDDYDPTRQRMLGDAEKSAFPAYHFFLSTRDLAKIGLLMAAASGRAGSMSPGSGSGTAWPPMSGAQTWRLPPALAPATTATCGGCPGNPARSGRGRSWLRETTASSCWSCRQSAASLCTGASSATASPSPGTPATRPHPRLP
- a CDS encoding LysR family transcriptional regulator, which gives rise to MAILDLHRLHVLREVGRSGSLTSAAAALSFTTSAVSQQIAKLEQEMGVVLIERHPRGVVLTEAGHALLHYADDIDRTVEAARAEMGEFAGLRRGQLRLGTFPTGGASLMPDVVLAFRARHPEVAVTVVSARRDGLLERLRRREIELTLLWDYPWQQIEDPDLTLVRLTNDPTVLLVPREHPIAKLGSVRIGALSDQEWVVRDEHPVADVLSRVCRDAGFEPRIAFAANDYQETQGMVAAGIGIALAPRLALTALRPDVVAVPLAGSPKRRILLAHLENRRLSPAAQQATKVFRSIAKGAAS
- a CDS encoding PrpF domain-containing protein, which codes for MGLKGHWYRGGTSKCWLFDARDVALHAPTREEIPALLSAAFGAADARQLDGVGGGTSTTSKAAVIWATPGAEADLDYLFAQVGIGDPTVELGSNCGNCATAIALFAVQTGIVPARDGMTKVRMRHVTSGAVLSGSVPTPGGQIPKSGLARVPGSSAAGVPVSLSFHGPWGQNTGALLPTGNTVDQLQVNGRTLAATMVDAGAPAVLLAADQAGVDLSSMTDNLTAQLPDLIAARASAGLIMGLRKPEDPPQNAVPKVGVVAPAGDYIAADGTTITAGSHDVRVRMLSMLAPHPAIGLTSAVAVALASSLQSSVVATAAGQSPSTGTGTPRLLRVGTPAGVITAEIITDDTGAVSEVALHRAARHIATADIDVAPAAELSA
- the dctA gene encoding C4-dicarboxylate transporter DctA, whose amino-acid sequence is MKIKSILGHLYVQVLIGVALGVVVGALWPDLGSSLKPIGDGFVKLVKFMIAPIVFCTIVGGITSLRDTKKVGPTLIRSLGLFYALTALALALGLAAVTLFQPGADMHIDPTHLDSSVAQKYTTQLPSSNPVDFILSIIPTTFVGAFADGEVLPVLVIALLCGFAFSKLGAPGQLALNVVNSFNKLLFIMFGYIMKVAPLGAFGAMAFTVGKYGAHSIGNLGMLILAFYAACIVFVVVGLGILAKVTGFSLWQILRYFKDEFLIVLATSSSEPVLPRLLSKLERIGCDRSVVGLVVPTGYSFNLTGTAIYLTLASMFIAQACDIHLSWGQILLMLGMMLLTSKGAAGVTGSGFVALVATLTVMPTLPVAGVALIVGIDRFMSEARALTSTVCNIVSCVAIAKWQGELDMGKLRSELQAGFVPTEAEKIQLAEPALAH